DNA from Anaerolineae bacterium:
GCGACTGGGACTACATGACCGGTGCTCTGGCGGGTGAGGAGCCCTTCTGGGAGCCGGGCACCCGGGTGGGCTACCACTGGTACACCTTTGGCTGGCTGGTGGGCGAGCTGGTCCGGCGGGTCTCCGGGATGTCGGTGGGTCAGTTCTTCGCCCGCGAGGTGGCCGAGCCGCTGGGGCTGGACTTCTGGATCGGACTGCCGGAGGAGGTGGAGCACCGGGTGGCGCCGGTGCTCATGCTCGATCGCCCGTCCGATGTGGACCCGGCGAGCATCCCCGGGCTGGTGTGGCACAACGATGGCGGCTTCCTCGATCCGGGCCGGTGCGACACCCGCGTGGTGCATGCCGCCGAGATCCCGGCCATCAACGGCATCACCAATGCCCGCGGGCTGGCCGGGATGTATGCGCCTCTGGCCTGCGGGACCGGGCTGGTGGGCCCCGACGACCGGGCGCGGATGGCGGCCGTCTCCTCGGCCACGGAGAAGGATGCTACCCTGGGCGGACGCTTCCGCTACACCCTGGGTTTCCAGAAGTTCGGCCCGGGCAACCCCCTGGCCCTGCCGGAGACGGGGTTCGGGCACGCCGGCATGGGCGGGTCGGTCGGCTTCGCCGATCCGGGGGCGAGGCTGTCCTTCGGCTACGTGATGAACAAGCTGGGCACTCATGACCGGGCGGCGAGGCTACTGGACTCGACCTACATGTCGCTGGGGTACCGGTCGAAAGCGTCCGGCGGGTGGGTGTAGCGGTCCGAGCGGCCGGTGCCCCGGGTCGCGGGGACGCGGGCGTGCAATGCCCCGTTCGCACGGGGCCTCGAGCGAGGTCGGGGCCAGCGGGCCTGATGCCCGGGCGTCCGCCTACTCGGACGCGGCATGAGCCGACGCGACACGCTGGGGGCGGTTGAGCGTGTGAGGTGTGCCGAATGCGATTGGGACGCTAGGCGCACCGG
Protein-coding regions in this window:
- a CDS encoding beta-lactamase family protein is translated as MRMDIHGRCDPRFDRVRQEFERHFATGEDVGASLCLMLEGEAVVDLWAGTADVSTGAPWEQDTVAMVFSCTKGATALCAHILISRGLLDPDTPVAWYWPEFARAGKKDIPVRMLLNHQAGLPALRHRLPEDAFCDWDYMTGALAGEEPFWEPGTRVGYHWYTFGWLVGELVRRVSGMSVGQFFAREVAEPLGLDFWIGLPEEVEHRVAPVLMLDRPSDVDPASIPGLVWHNDGGFLDPGRCDTRVVHAAEIPAINGITNARGLAGMYAPLACGTGLVGPDDRARMAAVSSATEKDATLGGRFRYTLGFQKFGPGNPLALPETGFGHAGMGGSVGFADPGARLSFGYVMNKLGTHDRAARLLDSTYMSLGYRSKASGGWV